One segment of Vibrio mimicus DNA contains the following:
- a CDS encoding tRNA-uridine aminocarboxypropyltransferase, with the protein MRSACPECGLKYQCLCAAIPLFSAPFQLSLLTHDNEWQRETNTGRWLIKSMTECHAYSWSRVSANTELQARITQPHTRSFLVYPSEESVALECAIHALKPEEIAHFIVLDATWQEAKKMERKSPWLADLPRVHLTTQQASAYRLRRNQQQGNLCTLEVGLALLRQFQAKPQADALEQFYHYSMNVFQADKSGHCWIEGPTFPT; encoded by the coding sequence GTGAGATCGGCGTGTCCTGAGTGCGGGCTAAAATACCAATGCCTCTGTGCTGCTATTCCTCTGTTCAGCGCACCGTTTCAACTCTCGCTGCTCACCCATGATAATGAGTGGCAGCGCGAGACCAATACTGGACGCTGGTTGATCAAATCCATGACAGAGTGTCACGCTTACTCGTGGAGTCGAGTATCTGCCAACACCGAGTTGCAAGCACGCATCACCCAACCCCATACGCGATCATTTTTGGTTTACCCTTCAGAAGAGAGTGTGGCTTTAGAGTGTGCTATCCACGCTCTGAAACCAGAAGAAATCGCGCACTTTATTGTGCTGGATGCAACGTGGCAGGAAGCCAAAAAGATGGAGCGCAAAAGCCCTTGGCTAGCCGACTTACCACGAGTCCATCTCACCACACAACAAGCCTCTGCTTATCGACTCCGGCGCAATCAGCAGCAAGGCAATCTGTGCACACTGGAAGTTGGGTTAGCTTTATTGCGCCAATTTCAAGCCAAGCCGCAGGCCGATGCATTAGAGCAGTTTTATCACTATTCGATGAACGTGTTTCAGGCAGATAAAAGCGGCCATTGCTGGATAGAGGGTCCTACTTTCCCGACTTGA
- a CDS encoding COG3650 family protein yields MRASSLCVISLTMLLQACSNISSPRVEPEPTPVIPASLDKPETIQPQSFMLRGEVVVGHEVRRFTPCGSHQQYWLNLPQEQLREALALSQSPYQPLYGEMVGTLTPPSQTGFNGDYVARIEVQSVNQLSRESRGCEQAANPTRAFGNEPFWSIRFVDDGLQFQPLGGEKQQFAITRTQLSNEQRRYQFDQGELLLEQGQCKDGMSDNFYQWRSTLLLKGERYQGCATLANIDPTLEWSGVYFASSTEQTGFSVSLTLEKDHTAQTRYEYANGEPAVIEQGYWQQINPDQIQVVMTRHQQQYLLSERIFTRDGYQITAEKEKVGQSVYNIADGGLVLFRSMIELSEATPPPIVGQAAIHAQQIAGRADYQEEVDQAIRRYFTLHKTAPDKTQYRWLKYDLNGDEQPELLVQLDWCGTGGCTLLIFEQQNQQWQFNSRITLVQNPIHLGKQTQHGWQDLMLNVRGGGAKPALHRLQYNGISYPTNPSVAPEASADQVSQVILFSDGLTPMQSGVKL; encoded by the coding sequence ATGAGAGCTTCGTCCCTCTGCGTTATCTCGCTTACTATGCTACTGCAAGCGTGTTCCAACATCTCATCCCCCAGAGTAGAACCAGAACCAACGCCAGTCATCCCCGCTTCGCTCGATAAACCCGAAACCATCCAACCACAAAGTTTTATGTTGCGTGGCGAGGTGGTTGTAGGCCATGAAGTGCGGCGTTTTACGCCGTGCGGTAGCCATCAACAATACTGGCTCAATTTACCCCAAGAACAACTGCGTGAGGCCCTTGCACTCAGCCAAAGTCCATATCAGCCCTTGTATGGGGAAATGGTGGGGACGTTAACACCGCCGAGCCAAACTGGCTTTAACGGTGATTACGTGGCACGAATTGAAGTTCAGAGCGTTAACCAACTGAGCCGTGAAAGCCGTGGTTGTGAGCAAGCCGCCAACCCAACTCGCGCCTTTGGTAATGAACCTTTCTGGTCAATTCGCTTTGTAGATGATGGCTTGCAATTCCAACCTTTAGGTGGCGAAAAACAGCAGTTCGCGATTACGCGTACCCAACTGAGTAACGAGCAACGCCGCTATCAATTTGATCAAGGTGAGCTGCTGCTTGAGCAAGGACAGTGTAAAGACGGCATGAGCGATAATTTCTATCAATGGCGTTCAACTCTCTTGCTCAAAGGCGAGCGATATCAAGGCTGTGCAACCTTGGCCAATATTGACCCAACCCTGGAATGGAGCGGCGTCTATTTTGCAAGTTCAACCGAACAAACGGGTTTTAGTGTCAGCTTAACCTTAGAAAAAGATCACACTGCACAAACGCGCTATGAATACGCCAATGGCGAACCGGCCGTCATTGAACAAGGTTACTGGCAACAAATTAACCCTGACCAGATCCAAGTGGTGATGACCCGCCACCAGCAACAATACCTGCTCTCTGAACGCATTTTTACTCGTGATGGTTATCAAATCACGGCAGAAAAAGAAAAAGTTGGGCAATCGGTTTACAACATCGCGGATGGCGGCTTGGTGCTGTTTCGTTCCATGATTGAACTGAGCGAAGCAACGCCTCCCCCCATCGTAGGCCAAGCGGCTATTCATGCTCAGCAAATCGCAGGACGCGCGGATTATCAAGAAGAGGTGGATCAAGCGATCCGCCGCTACTTCACTTTACACAAAACCGCGCCAGATAAAACCCAATATCGTTGGTTGAAATATGATCTCAATGGCGATGAGCAACCTGAATTACTGGTTCAACTGGATTGGTGCGGTACCGGAGGCTGTACTTTGCTGATTTTCGAGCAGCAAAATCAGCAGTGGCAGTTCAACAGCCGCATCACTCTCGTACAAAATCCGATTCACTTAGGTAAACAGACCCAACATGGTTGGCAAGACTTGATGCTCAACGTGCGTGGTGGTGGAGCCAAACCAGCGCTACACCGTTTGCAATACAATGGCATTAGTTACCCCACTAACCCAAGTGTTGCACCCGAAGCCAGCGCAGATCAGGTAAGCCAAGTGATCCTGTTTTCGGATGGCCTCACACCCATGCAATCGGGTGTCAAACTGTGA
- a CDS encoding Cof-type HAD-IIB family hydrolase encodes MTTFAQEQLYKIVASDLDGTLLAPNHQLSDFSKQTLKQLHDQGFTFIFATGRHHIDVAGIREIAGIPAYMITSNGARVHDQNDQLMYSKNVPQDLVQAIIDVVKEDEQLFVHLYHNDEWRLNKEDDVLRNFHEDSGFSYRVFDIDNAPTDGIAKIFFTHENQEHEHLVQYETLLNQRFGDKINVAFSTPWCLEVMCAGVSKGEALQAVAESLQLGLENCIAFGDGMNDVEMLSMAGKGLVMGTAHEKVFKALPNNEVIGSNAEDAVAHYLHQHLF; translated from the coding sequence ATGACCACTTTCGCACAAGAACAGCTTTATAAAATCGTGGCGTCGGATCTCGACGGTACCTTACTCGCCCCTAACCATCAGTTGAGTGATTTTTCAAAACAAACGCTCAAACAGCTGCATGACCAAGGTTTCACTTTCATTTTTGCCACTGGTCGTCACCATATTGATGTGGCTGGTATTCGTGAAATTGCAGGGATTCCGGCTTACATGATCACCTCCAACGGCGCTCGTGTGCATGACCAAAATGACCAACTGATGTACAGCAAAAACGTACCACAAGATTTGGTACAAGCCATCATTGATGTGGTGAAGGAAGATGAACAATTGTTTGTTCACCTGTACCACAATGATGAGTGGAGGCTGAACAAAGAAGATGACGTTTTGCGTAACTTCCACGAAGACTCAGGTTTCAGCTATCGCGTTTTTGATATTGATAATGCACCGACCGATGGCATCGCGAAGATTTTCTTTACTCACGAAAATCAAGAACATGAACATCTGGTTCAGTACGAAACGCTGCTTAACCAACGCTTTGGTGACAAAATTAATGTCGCGTTTTCAACACCTTGGTGTTTAGAAGTGATGTGCGCGGGCGTGTCGAAAGGGGAAGCTCTGCAAGCCGTTGCGGAATCACTGCAACTGGGCTTAGAAAACTGCATCGCATTTGGTGATGGCATGAACGATGTCGAAATGCTCTCCATGGCAGGCAAAGGCTTAGTCATGGGTACCGCTCATGAAAAAGTGTTTAAAGCCCTGCCGAATAATGAAGTAATCGGCAGTAACGCAGAGGATGCCGTCGCGCATTACCTGCACCAACATTTGTTCTAA
- a CDS encoding alpha/beta fold hydrolase produces the protein MNSDKKPHPYTQESLLEQALNFEIAQVWHNRHEGTYRSFDKKHIYWCSLKHPAHQKAVVIVNGRIESAWKYQELCYDLFCQGFDVYTYDHRGQGLSDRLTEDRQIGYVHEFQDYVTDLQGLVAHFDLNGYQQRFLLAHSMGGAVATRYLQTTPNHPFHAVAMSAPMFGVNMPWYLRPIAPLITQLMTAFSPQPTYAPGYGAYHPKPFHLNLLTHSEIRYRLFRELYEAHPELQIGGPSHRWVWQSLLATKQCLQMTRQIKIPMLILQAEEEAIVCNQAQNRLLKKLSRTQQYAELQTILGARHELLFEQDAYRDQALAHILRFFSTHSVQA, from the coding sequence ATGAACTCTGACAAAAAACCTCATCCTTATACGCAAGAGTCTCTCTTGGAGCAAGCTCTCAACTTTGAGATAGCTCAAGTGTGGCACAATCGCCATGAAGGAACTTATCGCAGTTTTGATAAAAAGCACATTTATTGGTGCAGTCTAAAACATCCGGCACACCAAAAAGCGGTTGTGATCGTGAATGGTCGTATTGAATCAGCGTGGAAATATCAAGAACTGTGTTATGACCTTTTTTGCCAAGGTTTTGATGTTTATACCTACGATCATCGAGGCCAAGGGCTATCAGATCGCTTGACCGAAGATCGACAAATCGGCTATGTCCATGAATTCCAAGATTATGTGACTGATTTACAAGGCTTGGTCGCACATTTCGATCTCAACGGCTACCAGCAACGTTTTTTACTGGCTCACTCCATGGGGGGAGCTGTCGCAACACGCTATCTTCAAACTACGCCAAACCACCCTTTTCATGCCGTAGCCATGAGCGCCCCAATGTTTGGGGTCAATATGCCTTGGTATCTGCGCCCCATTGCCCCACTCATCACCCAATTGATGACAGCATTTTCGCCGCAGCCAACCTATGCGCCGGGTTATGGGGCTTATCACCCCAAACCTTTTCATCTCAATCTACTAACGCACAGTGAAATCCGCTACCGACTGTTTCGAGAGCTGTATGAAGCACATCCCGAATTACAAATTGGTGGCCCTAGTCATCGTTGGGTCTGGCAAAGTTTGCTCGCCACTAAACAGTGCTTACAAATGACAAGACAGATCAAAATACCCATGTTGATCTTACAAGCGGAAGAAGAAGCAATCGTCTGTAATCAAGCACAAAACCGGCTACTCAAGAAACTGTCGCGGACTCAACAATATGCCGAGTTGCAGACAATTTTAGGTGCTCGACATGAACTACTTTTTGAGCAAGATGCTTATCGTGATCAGGCGTTGGCGCATATTTTACGCTTCTTTTCGACTCATTCAGTGCAAGCTTAA
- the rhtB gene encoding homoserine/homoserine lactone efflux protein gives MDIHVWLAYVLTAIVFSLAPGSGTVNSISNGLSYGTRHSLGAIIGLQIGLACHIVLVGVGIGALVAQSAFAFSLIKWVGAAYLLWLGIQKWRDSTPLATISPQAELSQLALLRKAVLINLTNPKSIVFLVALFPQFIDPTRNQLPQFLVLGLTTVTIDAIVMFGYTALAAQLGRYIRSPNVMNKMNKLFGSMFMGCGMLLATAKA, from the coding sequence ATGGATATCCATGTTTGGCTTGCCTATGTGCTGACGGCGATTGTGTTTAGTTTGGCTCCCGGCTCAGGTACGGTCAATTCGATCAGCAATGGTTTAAGTTATGGTACACGCCACTCGCTTGGGGCGATCATCGGTTTGCAGATCGGTTTGGCTTGTCACATTGTGTTGGTTGGGGTGGGGATTGGTGCCTTGGTGGCTCAATCGGCGTTTGCGTTCTCCCTAATTAAGTGGGTGGGGGCGGCCTATTTACTGTGGCTAGGTATTCAAAAATGGCGTGATAGTACTCCATTGGCCACGATCTCTCCGCAGGCGGAGCTCTCACAATTGGCGCTCTTGCGTAAAGCGGTATTGATTAACCTGACTAACCCTAAGTCTATTGTGTTTTTGGTGGCATTATTTCCACAGTTTATTGATCCAACAAGGAATCAATTGCCACAGTTCTTGGTTCTCGGTCTGACAACCGTTACCATTGATGCCATTGTCATGTTCGGATACACCGCGTTGGCTGCTCAGTTGGGGCGGTATATCCGTTCTCCAAACGTAATGAACAAAATGAATAAATTGTTTGGTTCGATGTTTATGGGTTGCGGAATGTTATTGGCAACCGCCAAAGCCTAA
- a CDS encoding EAL and HDOD domain-containing protein, which produces MYTTYVARQPILNAKRHTLGYELLFRDGEKNSFPEYMDADRATYRLIVENFLSMGTNPRIAHSRCFINFPHKSLIRRLPLTLPREQIVVEILETCQPTDDLFEAIQELSQRGYLLALDDFVYSPAWERFLPYVQIVKIDIMAMGLDKACEFVRDRLSQGSRRRFLAERVETEDEFHQARHAGFTFFQGYFFSKPEIIKQRYVSPEHVIAMQLFNEVCQPEVDYVRVERLVAQDLALSYKLLRFVNTMSDRLSVSISSFRQALVYLGQDKLRIFVSLAVASYISSTKPKELYNLSLQRAQFCQLMATHPHFKAYRDQAFLIGMFSVLDALLDTSIDQLVEQLPLADDVKQALRDREGPLGTLLDLEECFEQADWQGVEKHCEQLGFDLEDVRQELIEAQRWSQDINRLI; this is translated from the coding sequence ATGTACACTACCTATGTTGCACGCCAACCGATATTGAATGCGAAACGACACACGTTAGGTTATGAACTACTGTTTCGTGATGGAGAGAAAAACTCATTTCCTGAGTACATGGATGCGGATCGGGCTACCTATCGACTCATCGTTGAAAACTTTTTATCCATGGGAACCAATCCACGGATTGCTCACTCACGCTGTTTTATCAATTTTCCGCATAAAAGCCTGATTCGGCGTTTGCCATTAACGCTGCCGCGTGAACAGATTGTGGTGGAAATACTCGAAACTTGCCAACCCACCGATGATCTCTTTGAGGCGATACAAGAGTTGAGTCAGCGTGGTTACTTGCTAGCCTTGGATGACTTCGTCTACTCACCCGCGTGGGAGCGCTTTCTGCCTTATGTGCAGATTGTCAAAATTGACATCATGGCGATGGGATTGGACAAGGCGTGTGAGTTTGTGCGTGATCGTCTATCGCAGGGAAGTCGCCGCCGCTTTTTAGCTGAGCGAGTTGAGACCGAAGATGAGTTTCACCAAGCACGCCATGCTGGTTTTACTTTCTTCCAAGGTTATTTTTTCAGTAAACCCGAAATTATTAAGCAGCGTTATGTTAGCCCTGAGCATGTCATTGCGATGCAGCTGTTTAATGAAGTTTGCCAGCCTGAAGTGGATTATGTCCGAGTTGAACGATTGGTGGCGCAAGATCTCGCGCTCTCTTATAAGCTACTGCGCTTTGTGAATACCATGTCGGATCGACTCTCGGTGTCGATTTCTTCATTTCGACAAGCCTTGGTTTACTTAGGGCAGGATAAACTGCGGATCTTTGTCTCTTTAGCGGTGGCCTCTTATATTTCTTCCACGAAGCCGAAAGAGTTGTACAACTTATCGTTGCAAAGAGCACAATTTTGCCAATTGATGGCGACGCACCCACATTTTAAAGCCTATCGTGATCAAGCATTTCTCATTGGTATGTTTTCGGTTTTGGACGCGTTACTGGATACCTCGATTGATCAATTGGTGGAACAGCTACCGCTAGCCGATGACGTGAAGCAGGCATTGCGAGATCGAGAAGGCCCATTAGGAACCTTACTTGATTTGGAAGAGTGTTTTGAACAAGCGGATTGGCAAGGGGTTGAAAAACATTGTGAGCAACTTGGTTTCGATTTGGAAGATGTTCGTCAGGAATTGATTGAAGCCCAGCGTTGGAGCCAGGACATCAATCGATTAATTTAG
- a CDS encoding Dps family protein, translated as MNTNLIGLDTTQSQKLANALNNLLANYQVFYMNTRGYHWNIQGKEFFELHAKFEEIYTDLQLKIDELAERILTLSARPMHSFSGYLKAAQIKEHTDSLDGHSSMRGLVEGFSILLHQQREISELAGKAGDEGTSALMSDYIREQEKLVWMLNAWLK; from the coding sequence ATGAATACGAATTTGATTGGTCTTGATACCACACAAAGTCAAAAACTGGCGAATGCACTCAACAACTTACTCGCTAACTATCAAGTGTTTTACATGAATACCCGTGGTTACCACTGGAATATTCAAGGTAAAGAGTTTTTTGAATTGCACGCAAAGTTTGAAGAGATCTATACCGACTTACAGCTAAAAATTGATGAATTGGCAGAGCGTATTTTGACGCTTAGCGCTAGACCTATGCACAGCTTTAGCGGTTATCTCAAAGCAGCGCAAATCAAGGAACATACTGACTCGCTTGATGGCCATAGCAGCATGCGCGGGCTAGTGGAGGGTTTTAGTATCCTACTCCACCAACAACGTGAGATTTCAGAACTTGCGGGTAAAGCAGGGGATGAAGGGACGTCTGCGTTAATGAGCGATTACATCCGTGAACAAGAGAAGCTAGTGTGGATGCTCAACGCTTGGCTGAAATAA
- a CDS encoding acyltransferase gives MQQRVFFFDLLRAIAAVAVIAIHVLAPYRDLLGVIPFAEWLTAVTVNGVSRWAVPVFIMISGALMLSDRRPFALRYYLERRLGKVLIPFVVWSLFYAVLSGWSASGFDGAIAWQTLLSSPQHETYYHLGFFYYFIPLYLVIPFLQWGVQRCDNSAFYALVAVWLLTTALNLLRLDGPWSNDLWLFSGYLPLGYLLYQKWPLHRRSVLGIALIGLVSLYITVHGVVMLSLAENEYSVGRWFSYKTINVVLIASMVFILARALATKLPLSWQRGVSFVSRHSLGIYLLHPIFLWPMKAYGWWQGNPAWVIPLWIVISGAGSLWVSWLFSRSSKTRWLLP, from the coding sequence GTGCAGCAACGAGTCTTTTTCTTTGATTTATTGAGAGCGATCGCCGCGGTAGCCGTGATTGCGATTCATGTATTAGCTCCCTATCGCGATTTGTTAGGGGTGATCCCTTTCGCTGAGTGGCTCACCGCTGTTACGGTTAATGGAGTAAGCCGTTGGGCGGTGCCAGTATTTATTATGATCTCAGGAGCGCTCATGTTGAGCGATCGTAGGCCTTTTGCGCTGCGTTATTACCTAGAGCGGCGATTGGGTAAAGTGCTTATCCCCTTTGTGGTTTGGTCACTGTTTTATGCCGTTTTATCTGGTTGGAGTGCCTCTGGCTTTGATGGTGCAATCGCATGGCAAACTTTACTCTCAAGTCCACAGCATGAAACCTATTACCACCTAGGCTTTTTCTATTACTTTATTCCACTTTATTTAGTGATCCCTTTCCTGCAATGGGGCGTTCAACGCTGTGACAATTCTGCGTTTTACGCTTTAGTGGCGGTGTGGTTGCTGACCACAGCACTGAATTTGCTAAGGCTAGATGGGCCTTGGAGTAATGATTTGTGGCTATTTTCAGGGTATTTACCACTCGGTTATCTACTTTATCAAAAGTGGCCATTACACCGTCGGAGTGTATTGGGGATAGCCTTAATTGGACTGGTTTCACTTTATATAACGGTACATGGCGTGGTGATGCTTAGTCTGGCCGAGAATGAGTACAGCGTTGGACGTTGGTTTTCATACAAGACGATCAATGTTGTGTTGATTGCGAGTATGGTGTTTATCTTGGCGCGAGCCTTAGCCACTAAGCTGCCGTTGAGTTGGCAGCGAGGTGTTAGCTTTGTCAGTCGACACAGCTTGGGCATCTATCTATTGCATCCTATTTTTCTCTGGCCAATGAAAGCGTATGGCTGGTGGCAAGGAAATCCAGCGTGGGTGATCCCACTCTGGATTGTCATCAGCGGAGCGGGATCATTGTGGGTCAGCTGGCTATTCTCACGCAGCTCTAAAACACGTTGGCTGTTGCCTTAG
- a CDS encoding DUF2500 domain-containing protein — protein MPYTLLISLALLIIAALWFFGHFYRRHIHGENAPEKTADVTILDKQVIDIPHPLPGQDDQEFWIYVQKGRVGPKREFQVGIHYFHALNPGDKGTLTYRGTQFLHFALKR, from the coding sequence ATGCCCTACACTCTGTTGATCTCTTTAGCTTTATTGATTATTGCTGCACTTTGGTTTTTCGGCCACTTCTATCGTCGCCACATTCATGGAGAAAATGCACCAGAGAAAACTGCTGACGTGACGATTCTAGATAAGCAGGTTATCGATATTCCTCACCCACTTCCCGGCCAAGACGATCAAGAGTTTTGGATTTACGTGCAAAAAGGGCGGGTAGGGCCTAAACGCGAGTTTCAAGTTGGCATTCATTATTTCCATGCGCTCAATCCCGGTGATAAAGGCACTCTTACCTACCGTGGTACCCAATTTCTGCATTTCGCCTTAAAACGCTAA
- a CDS encoding lysoplasmalogenase: MSMLGWISVVLSGFISISAYGHQKVKQAVFFRVLSLLLLVLIIWTQNVNATSELIWVSLGLMVSMLAHGARLNVRYHRASFVLFLAAQLFFSKAFWVQLSGAMVWWLPALLVAASIVAFFLLLPQIDTLIFPVTLMGLMLVQMTWAAGELWLKVATLASGTGFLGCLIYILSAALFAINDYRRPLPFGYVLVSATYLVAQVLISASFVL, translated from the coding sequence ATGAGCATGTTGGGCTGGATTTCTGTCGTGTTGTCGGGGTTTATCAGCATTTCTGCTTATGGACATCAGAAAGTAAAACAAGCGGTGTTCTTCCGAGTCCTCAGCCTGCTTTTATTGGTGCTAATCATTTGGACGCAGAACGTAAATGCTACGTCAGAGCTTATTTGGGTCTCTTTGGGGCTGATGGTTTCCATGTTAGCGCATGGAGCTCGTTTGAATGTTCGCTACCATCGAGCCAGTTTTGTCCTGTTTTTAGCTGCTCAACTGTTTTTTAGTAAAGCGTTTTGGGTTCAATTATCAGGAGCCATGGTGTGGTGGTTGCCTGCCTTGTTAGTTGCAGCGAGCATTGTGGCGTTTTTCTTGCTGTTACCCCAAATAGACACTTTGATTTTTCCGGTCACGCTTATGGGGTTAATGCTCGTTCAAATGACTTGGGCTGCAGGGGAGTTGTGGTTGAAAGTGGCAACTTTAGCTTCTGGTACGGGATTTCTGGGGTGCCTCATTTATATTCTTTCGGCGGCTTTATTCGCTATCAATGATTATCGACGGCCACTTCCATTTGGTTATGTCCTCGTTTCTGCCACTTATTTGGTCGCTCAGGTGTTAATCTCTGCTTCTTTCGTGCTGTAA
- a CDS encoding DUF1145 domain-containing protein produces MKALLWLAKAAIGFVWLVLLVNIITPFPGNAAIALYIMTAFLLIMHGLQMLIFIGAFGDKVPLKRWEKWSILIFGIFALLDIRRKYMM; encoded by the coding sequence ATGAAAGCACTACTCTGGTTAGCCAAAGCGGCGATTGGTTTTGTATGGTTGGTTTTGCTGGTCAACATCATTACCCCATTTCCGGGCAATGCGGCAATTGCCCTCTACATCATGACCGCATTTTTGCTGATCATGCATGGTTTGCAGATGTTGATTTTCATTGGCGCATTTGGCGATAAAGTGCCGCTGAAACGGTGGGAAAAATGGTCGATACTGATCTTTGGCATTTTTGCCCTATTGGACATCCGCCGTAAATATATGATGTAA
- the rsmD gene encoding 16S rRNA (guanine(966)-N(2))-methyltransferase RsmD: MQRRRQPNPSQKKAPTGQVRIISGLWRGRKLPVHDAEGLRPTTDRVKETLFNWLAQEVPNARCLDLFAGSGGLGFECASRQANQVTMLELNPLAFQQLKTNVQSLKAENIELIHTDALAFLRQSGKPYDVVFIDPPFRQGLLQETTQLLEQNGWLSPQAMIYIECEKELPLTELPPHWHLHREKSAGQVCYRLFIRDEQ, translated from the coding sequence ATGCAAAGACGTCGCCAGCCAAACCCATCACAAAAAAAGGCCCCTACAGGGCAAGTTCGGATCATCAGCGGTCTGTGGCGCGGCCGAAAATTGCCCGTACATGATGCTGAAGGACTACGCCCGACGACCGATCGAGTGAAAGAAACGCTGTTTAACTGGCTTGCTCAAGAAGTGCCAAATGCTCGCTGTCTCGATCTTTTTGCCGGTTCTGGTGGCCTAGGCTTTGAGTGTGCATCACGCCAAGCCAACCAAGTAACCATGCTTGAGCTGAACCCGCTCGCCTTTCAGCAACTCAAAACTAATGTACAGAGCCTGAAAGCAGAAAATATTGAGCTTATTCACACGGATGCTCTCGCCTTTTTGCGACAATCAGGCAAACCTTATGACGTGGTGTTTATTGATCCACCTTTCCGACAAGGTTTGTTACAGGAAACTACTCAGTTACTCGAACAAAACGGTTGGCTCTCGCCACAAGCGATGATTTATATTGAGTGCGAAAAAGAGCTGCCACTGACGGAGTTGCCTCCTCACTGGCATCTGCACCGTGAAAAGAGTGCCGGACAAGTCTGTTATCGGCTGTTTATAAGGGATGAACAATGA